One Acidimicrobiales bacterium genomic region harbors:
- a CDS encoding Mrp/NBP35 family ATP-binding protein: MANTTDRPTLPTEADVMEVLRGVIDPELGSDIVDLGMAKGARVDDEGRVRVTIALTTAGCPLRGQIQRDTRARVESMPGVSEVTFDWTELDPEEKAATMSRARFNAQEHAPDTLIPSTTRVVAIASGKGGVGKSSVTVNLAVAVAAKGYTVGVLDADIWGFSVPRMIGVEGRLGGVEGQEPAEGERPRIAPIVQDVGEGRLEVVSMGLLVDNEETALMWRGLMLNRAVQHFVEDVQWGDLDYLFIDMPPGTGDVAMGLARMLPRAEMLVVTTPAATAQKVAIRAASMAQKSHVRVAGVIENMSAFICDHGESYPLFGTGGGQILADDAGAPLLGQIPLEPSVALGGDTGTPVALGDGPAAEAFRALADRILDEAIPPVEMAGCSAHMLDAAAAALDELDL; the protein is encoded by the coding sequence ATGGCCAACACGACCGACCGACCGACCCTCCCCACCGAGGCCGACGTCATGGAGGTGCTGCGCGGGGTGATCGACCCCGAGCTCGGCAGCGACATCGTCGACCTCGGCATGGCCAAGGGCGCCCGGGTGGACGACGAGGGCAGGGTGCGGGTCACGATCGCCCTCACGACCGCCGGGTGCCCACTGCGGGGCCAGATCCAGCGCGACACCAGGGCACGGGTCGAGTCGATGCCGGGCGTCTCGGAGGTGACCTTCGACTGGACCGAGCTCGATCCCGAGGAGAAGGCGGCCACCATGAGCCGGGCCCGGTTCAACGCCCAGGAGCACGCGCCCGACACCCTGATCCCCTCCACCACCCGGGTCGTGGCCATCGCCTCGGGCAAGGGAGGGGTCGGCAAGTCGTCGGTGACGGTGAACCTCGCGGTGGCCGTTGCCGCCAAGGGCTACACCGTCGGCGTGCTCGATGCCGACATCTGGGGGTTCTCGGTGCCCCGCATGATCGGGGTCGAGGGCCGCCTCGGGGGCGTCGAGGGCCAGGAGCCGGCCGAGGGCGAACGTCCTCGCATCGCCCCCATCGTCCAGGACGTCGGCGAGGGACGGCTCGAGGTCGTGTCGATGGGTCTGCTGGTCGACAACGAGGAGACCGCGCTGATGTGGCGGGGCCTCATGCTCAACCGGGCGGTGCAGCACTTCGTCGAGGACGTGCAGTGGGGCGACCTCGACTACCTGTTCATCGACATGCCGCCCGGCACCGGCGACGTTGCCATGGGTCTGGCCCGCATGCTCCCCCGCGCCGAGATGCTCGTCGTCACCACCCCCGCGGCCACCGCGCAGAAGGTGGCCATCCGGGCCGCGAGCATGGCGCAGAAGAGCCACGTTCGGGTGGCCGGAGTGATCGAGAACATGAGCGCCTTCATCTGCGATCACGGCGAGTCCTACCCGCTGTTCGGCACCGGCGGAGGCCAGATCCTGGCCGACGACGCCGGCGCGCCGCTGCTCGGTCAGATCCCGCTCGAACCGTCGGTCGCCCTCGGCGGCGACACCGGCACCCCGGTCGCGCTGGGCGACGGACCCGCCGCCGAGGCGTTCCGGGCACTGGCCGACCGCATCCTCGACGAGGCGATCCCGCCGGTCGAGATGGCCGGCTGCAGCGCCCACATGCTCGACGCCGCCGCGGCCGCGCTCGACGAGCTCGACCTGTAG